From a region of the Agromyces ramosus genome:
- a CDS encoding GNAT family N-acetyltransferase has product MSVLMRRARVTDLDRIMRLERATFTDDAWPVDAMRRELEGEHGYYLIAVDDDAAAGPAAGDRDADGHAGDAEAEAGAGASADATALDPSLLGYAGLLAPKGGEQGDVQTIAVAPAARGLGLGRGLMHALITEARRRGIAQLFLEVRADNAIARSLYRSLGFEEIGVRPRYYRHGIDAVLMRLDVPPAVTRPASGGADVARGSVPEDAR; this is encoded by the coding sequence ATGAGCGTGCTCATGCGTCGTGCGCGCGTCACCGACCTCGATCGCATCATGCGGCTCGAACGCGCCACCTTCACCGATGACGCCTGGCCGGTAGATGCCATGCGGCGCGAGCTCGAGGGGGAGCACGGCTACTACCTCATCGCGGTCGACGATGATGCAGCGGCAGGGCCGGCCGCCGGTGATCGCGACGCCGACGGCCACGCGGGCGACGCCGAAGCCGAAGCCGGCGCCGGAGCCAGTGCCGATGCGACGGCGCTCGACCCGTCGCTGCTCGGCTACGCCGGGCTCCTCGCGCCGAAGGGCGGCGAGCAGGGCGACGTGCAGACGATCGCCGTCGCGCCGGCCGCGCGCGGGCTGGGACTCGGCCGCGGACTCATGCACGCCCTCATCACCGAGGCGCGTCGCCGCGGCATCGCCCAGCTCTTCCTCGAGGTTCGCGCCGACAACGCGATCGCCCGCTCGCTCTACCGCTCGCTCGGGTTCGAGGAGATCGGCGTGCGTCCGCGCTACTACCGCCACGGCATCGACGCGGTCCTCATGCGCCTCGACGTGCCGCCCGCCGTGACGCGTCCGGCCTCCGGCGGGGCCGACGTCGCCCGCGGCAGCGTGCCCGAGGACGCTCGGTGA
- the tsaB gene encoding tRNA (adenosine(37)-N6)-threonylcarbamoyltransferase complex dimerization subunit type 1 TsaB encodes MLLAIDTSTGTSVAVVDRSGILAETGTDDTMRHAEVIGGFIRDALAAAGVAPSRLSGVAAGMGPGPFTGLRVGIAAAQAFALGIARPLVPIVSHDAIASAWYRDGGSGALQVVTDARRREFAVTGYDALDADGLPVRTEGPALAPRDSVPPARGIRLDAARVSAGALGMLAELAFSAGRLPLADEQPLYLRAPDVTPSAGSKKVLR; translated from the coding sequence ATGCTCCTCGCCATCGACACCTCGACGGGCACGAGCGTCGCCGTCGTCGATCGTTCGGGAATCCTGGCCGAGACGGGCACCGACGACACCATGCGCCACGCCGAGGTGATCGGCGGATTCATCCGCGACGCGCTCGCCGCCGCGGGCGTCGCGCCGTCTCGGCTCTCGGGCGTCGCCGCAGGCATGGGCCCAGGGCCGTTCACCGGACTCCGGGTCGGCATCGCCGCGGCGCAGGCCTTCGCGCTCGGCATCGCGCGCCCGCTCGTCCCGATCGTGAGCCACGATGCGATCGCGTCGGCGTGGTACCGCGACGGCGGAAGCGGCGCGCTCCAGGTCGTCACCGATGCCCGTCGCCGCGAGTTCGCCGTGACCGGTTACGACGCCCTCGACGCCGACGGCCTCCCGGTGCGCACCGAGGGCCCCGCGCTCGCCCCGCGTGACTCGGTGCCGCCCGCCCGGGGCATCCGCCTCGATGCGGCCCGCGTCTCGGCGGGCGCGCTCGGCATGCTCGCCGAACTCGCGTTCTCCGCGGGTCGCCTGCCGCTCGCCGATGAGCAGCCGCTCTACCTCAGGGCTCCCGACGTCACGCCGTCGGCCGGCAGCAAGAAGGTGCTGCGATGA
- the tsaE gene encoding tRNA (adenosine(37)-N6)-threonylcarbamoyltransferase complex ATPase subunit type 1 TsaE yields the protein MRIDAPTTDDMEAFGRELGAELRAGDLVVLTGPLGAGKTTLTRGIGAGLGVRGPVQSPTFVLARTHPSLVGGAPLVHVDAYRLGDATLLDDLDLDFEHSVVVVEWGAGLVDDASDSWLEIVIERPTGASRATDAASTNAPEQTDAAASDPLDADEPRVLTVHGYGPRWTGSRYAA from the coding sequence ATGCGCATCGACGCGCCGACCACCGACGACATGGAGGCGTTCGGGCGCGAGCTCGGCGCCGAGCTCCGCGCCGGCGACCTCGTCGTGCTCACCGGCCCGCTCGGTGCGGGCAAGACCACGCTCACCCGTGGCATCGGGGCGGGGCTCGGGGTGCGCGGCCCGGTGCAGAGCCCGACCTTCGTGCTCGCCCGCACCCACCCGAGCCTCGTCGGCGGCGCGCCGCTCGTGCACGTCGACGCCTACCGGCTCGGCGACGCCACCCTGCTCGACGACCTCGACCTCGACTTCGAGCACTCCGTGGTCGTCGTCGAATGGGGCGCCGGGCTCGTCGACGATGCGAGCGACTCGTGGCTCGAGATCGTCATCGAGCGGCCCACGGGCGCGAGCAGGGCGACGGATGCCGCGTCGACGAATGCCCCCGAGCAGACGGATGCCGCGGCATCCGACCCCCTCGACGCCGACGAGCCGCGCGTGCTCACGGTGCACGGCTACGGGCCGCGGTGGACGGGCAGCCGCTACGCCGCGTGA
- the alr gene encoding alanine racemase encodes MNPQPFREAVIDLDAIRGNVAAIARQVAPAQVMAVVKADAYGHGAVPVARAAIAGGAEWLGVADIAEALALRDAGIDAPVLAWLHDPAEAFAPAIEREVDLGVSSAPQLQAIADAAASVARPAAVHLKIDSGLSRNGVAPEEWGAVVAAAARGEREGSLRVRGVFSHLANTSPEEDTRQLAAFEAALAAASDAGLAPEVRHLASTAAALRMPAARFDLVRIGIGSYGVPPFGDGTTAEELGLRPAMTLRARVAAVRRVEAGTGASYGHIWRAERPTTLALVPLGYADGVPRQASNRAEVWLAGARRPVVGRIAMDQFVVDVGDDAVAPGDEVVLFGDPLTGAPSADDWGDAADTIGYEIVTRIGARVPRTYVGGP; translated from the coding sequence ATGAACCCGCAGCCGTTCCGCGAAGCCGTCATCGACCTCGACGCCATCCGCGGCAACGTGGCCGCCATCGCGAGGCAGGTCGCTCCTGCGCAGGTGATGGCCGTGGTGAAGGCCGATGCCTACGGACATGGTGCGGTACCGGTCGCGCGAGCCGCCATCGCCGGCGGCGCCGAGTGGCTCGGGGTCGCCGACATCGCCGAGGCGCTCGCCCTGCGCGATGCCGGCATCGACGCGCCCGTCCTCGCCTGGCTGCACGACCCCGCCGAGGCGTTCGCACCGGCGATCGAGCGCGAGGTCGACCTCGGGGTGTCGTCCGCGCCCCAGCTGCAGGCGATCGCGGATGCCGCGGCATCCGTCGCCCGCCCGGCCGCCGTGCACCTGAAGATCGACAGCGGGCTCAGCCGCAACGGCGTGGCTCCCGAGGAATGGGGCGCGGTCGTGGCCGCGGCCGCGCGGGGCGAGCGTGAAGGGAGCCTGCGCGTACGCGGCGTCTTCAGCCACCTCGCGAACACCTCACCCGAAGAAGACACGCGCCAGCTCGCCGCGTTCGAGGCGGCGCTCGCCGCGGCATCCGATGCCGGGCTCGCACCCGAGGTGCGACATCTCGCCTCGACCGCCGCGGCGCTCCGCATGCCCGCCGCCCGCTTCGACCTCGTGCGCATCGGCATCGGCAGCTACGGCGTCCCGCCATTCGGCGACGGCACGACGGCCGAGGAGCTTGGCCTGCGGCCGGCGATGACCCTGCGGGCACGTGTCGCCGCGGTGCGTCGCGTCGAGGCAGGAACCGGGGCATCGTACGGGCACATCTGGCGCGCCGAGCGCCCCACGACGCTCGCCCTCGTGCCGCTCGGCTACGCCGACGGCGTGCCGCGTCAGGCGTCGAACCGCGCCGAGGTCTGGCTGGCGGGTGCGCGCCGACCGGTGGTCGGCCGCATCGCGATGGACCAGTTCGTCGTCGATGTCGGCGACGACGCGGTGGCTCCCGGTGACGAGGTCGTGCTGTTCGGCGACCCGCTGACCGGTGCGCCCTCGGCCGACGACTGGGGTGACGCCGCCGACACGATCGGCTACGAGATCGTCACCCGCATCGGCGCGCGAGTGCCACGCACCTATGTGGGCGGCCCGTGA
- a CDS encoding holo-ACP synthase, whose amino-acid sequence MIAGIGIDVVDIGRFERSIARTPGLVERLFAESERGRPARSLAARFAAKEALIKALGGHAVIRWHDMQVVQDSQGNPDFLLSGGLADHMEALGIDRVHLSMSHDAGIASAFVVLESDQSPRGGR is encoded by the coding sequence ATGATCGCCGGCATCGGCATCGACGTGGTCGACATCGGGCGCTTCGAGCGTTCGATCGCCCGCACTCCGGGGCTGGTCGAGCGCTTGTTCGCTGAGAGCGAACGCGGTCGGCCGGCGCGCTCGCTGGCCGCGCGGTTCGCCGCCAAGGAGGCGCTCATCAAGGCGCTCGGGGGGCATGCCGTCATCCGCTGGCACGACATGCAGGTCGTGCAGGACTCCCAGGGCAACCCCGACTTCCTGCTCTCGGGCGGGCTCGCCGACCACATGGAGGCACTCGGCATCGACCGGGTCCACCTGTCGATGAGCCACGACGCCGGCATCGCGAGCGCCTTCGTCGTGCTCGAGTCCGACCAGTCGCCTCGAGGCGGGCGATGA
- the glmS gene encoding glutamine--fructose-6-phosphate transaminase (isomerizing): MCGIVGYVGERNSLDVLMGGLSRLEYRGYDSAGIAIVNDEGVIETAKRAGKLQVLADELDANPPHRGRTGIGHTRWATHGGPTDRNAHPHLGDEGRLALIHNGIIENFAELKDELLAGGATFESETDTEVAAVLLGREYRTTGDLREAFRNTVSRLDGAFTLLAVHRDEPGVVVGARRNSPLVIGLGEGENFLGSDVAAFVEYTKRAVAIGQDQIVTITADEVTVTDFAGETVEVEPFDVAWDASAAEKGGWSSFMRKEVSEQPEAVRNTLLGRVVDHQVVIPELADFGDEELRAVRRITVIACGTAAYAGMVAKYAIEQWARVPVEVELSHEFRYREPVLDADTLVVSISQSGETMDTLMAVKYAREMGARTISICNTQGATIPRESHAVVYTHAGPEVAVASTKAFVAQIAALYLFGLHLARVRGTLTAEQLAEQLAELQAVPEKLETVLGQAERVGELAHWMADTRSVLFLGRHVGYPIAMEGALKLKELAYIHAEGFAAGELKHGPIALIEPGQPVFVVVPSPRGSATLHPKVVSNIQEIRARGARVIAIAEAGDAAVLPFADEVLRIPLAAPLFEPLLAVVPLQIFAMELAQAKGLDVDQPRNLAKSVTVE; encoded by the coding sequence ATGTGTGGAATCGTCGGATACGTCGGAGAGCGCAACAGCCTCGACGTCCTCATGGGTGGCCTGAGCCGCCTCGAGTACCGTGGCTACGACTCGGCCGGTATCGCGATCGTCAATGACGAGGGAGTGATCGAGACCGCGAAGCGAGCCGGCAAGCTCCAGGTGCTCGCTGACGAACTCGACGCGAATCCCCCTCACCGCGGCCGCACCGGTATCGGCCACACCCGGTGGGCGACCCACGGTGGTCCGACCGACCGCAACGCCCATCCGCACCTCGGTGATGAGGGCCGACTCGCCCTCATCCACAACGGCATCATCGAGAACTTCGCCGAGCTGAAAGACGAGTTGCTCGCCGGCGGAGCCACCTTCGAGAGCGAGACCGACACCGAGGTCGCCGCAGTGCTCCTCGGCCGTGAGTACCGGACCACCGGTGACCTGCGCGAGGCCTTCCGCAACACCGTCTCCCGGCTCGACGGCGCCTTCACGCTCCTGGCCGTGCACCGCGACGAGCCCGGCGTGGTCGTCGGCGCTCGCCGCAACTCCCCGCTCGTCATCGGCCTCGGCGAGGGCGAGAACTTCCTCGGCTCGGATGTCGCGGCTTTCGTCGAGTACACGAAGCGTGCCGTCGCGATCGGTCAGGACCAGATCGTCACCATCACGGCCGACGAGGTCACGGTGACCGACTTCGCGGGCGAGACCGTCGAGGTCGAGCCGTTCGATGTCGCATGGGATGCCTCGGCCGCCGAGAAGGGCGGATGGTCCTCCTTCATGCGCAAGGAGGTCTCCGAGCAGCCCGAGGCCGTTCGCAACACACTGCTCGGCCGCGTCGTCGACCACCAGGTCGTCATCCCCGAGCTCGCGGACTTCGGCGACGAGGAGCTCCGCGCCGTCCGTCGCATCACCGTCATCGCCTGCGGCACCGCCGCCTATGCGGGCATGGTCGCCAAGTACGCGATCGAGCAGTGGGCGCGCGTGCCGGTCGAGGTCGAGCTCAGCCATGAGTTCCGCTATCGCGAGCCGGTGCTCGACGCCGACACGCTCGTCGTGTCGATCAGCCAGTCGGGCGAGACCATGGACACGCTCATGGCCGTGAAGTACGCGCGTGAGATGGGCGCGCGCACGATCTCGATCTGCAACACCCAGGGCGCGACGATTCCCCGCGAGTCCCACGCGGTCGTCTACACGCACGCGGGCCCTGAGGTCGCCGTCGCCTCGACGAAGGCGTTCGTGGCGCAGATCGCCGCCCTCTACCTCTTCGGTCTCCACCTCGCACGTGTGCGCGGCACCCTGACTGCCGAGCAGCTCGCGGAGCAGCTCGCCGAGCTGCAGGCCGTGCCCGAGAAGCTCGAGACCGTGCTCGGCCAGGCCGAGCGGGTCGGCGAGCTCGCGCACTGGATGGCCGACACCCGTTCCGTGCTCTTCCTCGGCCGCCACGTCGGCTACCCGATCGCCATGGAGGGTGCGCTGAAGCTCAAGGAGCTCGCGTACATCCACGCCGAGGGCTTCGCCGCCGGTGAGCTCAAGCACGGCCCCATCGCGCTCATCGAGCCGGGGCAGCCGGTCTTCGTCGTGGTGCCGAGCCCGCGCGGTTCGGCGACTCTGCACCCGAAGGTCGTCTCGAACATCCAGGAGATCCGCGCACGGGGTGCTCGCGTCATCGCGATCGCCGAGGCCGGGGATGCCGCGGTCCTGCCGTTCGCCGACGAGGTGCTGCGCATTCCGCTCGCGGCACCGCTCTTCGAGCCGCTGCTCGCCGTCGTGCCGCTGCAGATCTTCGCCATGGAGCTCGCGCAGGCCAAGGGGCTCGACGTCGACCAGCCGCGCAACCTGGCGAAGTCGGTTACCGTCGAGTGA
- the coaA gene encoding type I pantothenate kinase — protein sequence MPDPQSPSSNGAQISPFIELGRADWAALAPSMPTPLRETEIVQLRGLGEPLDLREVAEVYLPLSRLLNLYVGGTKSLHDVTSEFLRERVESTPFVIGVAGSVAVGKSTIARLLRELLARWEHTPHVELITTDGFLFPNAELERRGLMARKGFPESYDRRALLRFVSEVKAGASEVRAPFYSHLAYDIVPDAQVTVRRPDVLIVEGLNVLQPPGPGHRLAVSDLFDFTIYVDARTSDIARWYEERFLKLQRGAFANPRSYFHRYASLTEAEARQRAREIWHTINEPNLLQNIRPTRSRASLVLRKGADHTVSNVLLRKL from the coding sequence GTGCCAGATCCGCAGAGCCCGTCATCGAACGGCGCCCAGATCTCGCCGTTCATCGAACTCGGCCGGGCCGACTGGGCGGCGCTCGCCCCGTCGATGCCGACGCCATTGCGCGAGACCGAGATCGTCCAGCTGCGGGGCCTCGGTGAGCCGCTCGACCTCCGCGAGGTCGCCGAGGTCTACCTCCCCCTGAGCCGGCTGCTCAACCTCTACGTGGGCGGCACGAAGTCGTTGCACGACGTCACGAGCGAGTTCCTGCGCGAGCGCGTCGAGTCGACCCCGTTCGTCATCGGCGTCGCGGGGTCGGTCGCGGTCGGCAAGTCCACGATCGCCCGGCTCCTGCGTGAGCTCCTCGCCCGGTGGGAGCACACGCCGCACGTCGAGCTGATCACGACCGACGGGTTCCTCTTCCCGAACGCCGAGCTCGAGCGGCGCGGCCTCATGGCCCGCAAGGGCTTCCCCGAGTCGTACGACCGCCGGGCGCTGCTCAGGTTCGTCAGCGAGGTCAAGGCCGGCGCATCCGAGGTGCGCGCACCCTTCTACTCGCACCTCGCCTACGACATCGTCCCCGACGCGCAGGTCACCGTGCGACGACCCGACGTGCTGATCGTCGAAGGCCTCAACGTGCTGCAGCCGCCCGGCCCCGGCCACCGGCTCGCGGTGAGCGACCTGTTCGACTTCACCATCTACGTCGACGCGCGCACGAGCGACATCGCCCGGTGGTACGAGGAACGCTTCCTGAAGCTGCAGCGCGGCGCCTTCGCGAACCCCCGGTCGTACTTCCACCGCTACGCGAGCCTGACCGAAGCCGAGGCGCGCCAGCGCGCCCGTGAGATCTGGCACACCATCAACGAGCCGAACCTGTTGCAGAACATCAGGCCGACGAGATCGCGTGCGTCGCTCGTGCTGCGCAAGGGCGCCGATCACACCGTCTCGAACGTGCTCCTGCGCAAGCTCTGA
- the glmM gene encoding phosphoglucosamine mutase gives MPRLFGTDGVRGLANRELTADLALGLAQAAASVLTQGRHADELRAAGRRPVAVVARDPRVSGQFLTAAVSAGLASSGVDVLDAGVIPTPATAYLIDSIGADFGVMISASHNPAPDNGIKFFSFGGTKLPDEVEDRIESYLGKPKLAPVGDGVGRIRRFADAEDRYVVHLLGTLPHRLEGLHVVLDCAHGAAAGVSPETFRDAGARVTVIGADPDGMNINDGVGSTHLGPLQAAVVEHGADLGIAHDGDADRCLAVDAEGNVIDGDQIMAILAVSMHERGILTDDTLVVTVMSNLGLRRAMAERGIRVIETKVGDRYVLEALAAGKLALGGEQSGHVIMTEHATTGDGVLTGLHLAAEMARSGRSLADLASVMTVYPQVLVNVRGVDHHALHDDAEISAAVATAEAELGDSGRVLLRPSGTEPMVRVMVEAADQESAERHAATLAGVVRERLTS, from the coding sequence ATGCCTCGGCTTTTCGGAACCGACGGGGTCCGGGGCCTGGCCAACCGTGAACTCACGGCTGACCTGGCTCTGGGCCTCGCCCAGGCGGCTGCGTCCGTGCTCACACAGGGGCGGCACGCCGACGAACTCCGCGCCGCCGGCCGGCGACCGGTCGCGGTCGTCGCGCGCGACCCCCGGGTCTCCGGCCAGTTCCTCACTGCGGCCGTCTCGGCCGGCCTCGCTTCATCGGGCGTCGACGTGCTCGACGCGGGCGTCATCCCCACTCCGGCGACCGCGTACCTGATCGACTCCATCGGCGCCGACTTCGGCGTGATGATCTCGGCGTCGCACAATCCCGCGCCCGACAACGGCATCAAGTTCTTCTCCTTCGGCGGCACGAAGCTGCCCGACGAGGTCGAAGACCGCATCGAGTCCTATCTCGGCAAGCCGAAGCTGGCACCCGTCGGCGACGGCGTCGGGCGCATCCGGCGCTTCGCCGACGCTGAAGACCGCTACGTGGTGCACCTGCTCGGCACGCTGCCGCACCGTCTCGAAGGGCTGCACGTCGTCCTCGACTGCGCCCACGGCGCAGCGGCCGGCGTCTCGCCCGAGACCTTCCGCGATGCCGGAGCTCGAGTCACGGTCATCGGCGCCGATCCCGACGGCATGAACATCAACGACGGCGTCGGTTCGACACACCTCGGGCCCTTGCAGGCCGCGGTGGTCGAGCACGGGGCCGACCTCGGAATCGCCCACGACGGCGACGCCGATCGCTGCCTCGCCGTCGACGCCGAGGGCAATGTCATCGACGGCGACCAGATCATGGCGATCCTCGCCGTGTCGATGCACGAGCGCGGCATCCTCACCGACGACACGCTCGTCGTCACCGTCATGTCGAACCTGGGGCTCCGCCGGGCCATGGCGGAGCGAGGCATCCGTGTCATCGAGACGAAGGTCGGCGACCGATACGTGCTCGAGGCGCTGGCCGCCGGCAAGCTCGCCCTCGGTGGCGAGCAGTCGGGTCACGTGATCATGACCGAACACGCCACGACCGGCGACGGCGTGCTCACCGGCCTGCACCTCGCGGCCGAGATGGCGCGCTCGGGCCGGTCGCTCGCCGACCTCGCCTCGGTCATGACGGTCTATCCGCAGGTGCTCGTCAACGTGCGCGGAGTCGACCACCATGCGCTGCACGACGACGCCGAGATCTCAGCGGCCGTCGCCACGGCCGAAGCGGAGCTCGGCGATTCGGGCCGGGTGCTGCTGCGGCCCTCGGGCACCGAGCCGATGGTGCGCGTCATGGTGGAGGCGGCCGACCAGGAGTCGGCCGAACGCCACGCCGCGACGCTCGCCGGCGTCGTGCGCGAGCGGCTCACGAGCTAG
- the rpsI gene encoding 30S ribosomal protein S9: MAKIADQIEAAPESYTTESTPSEAPTTPRPVLNVSGSAVGRRKQAIARARLVPGAGTITVNGRELAQYFPNKLHQQLITDPFTVLELTGSYDVVAKITGGGPSGQAGALRLAIARALNEIDRDNNRATLKKSGFLTRDARVIERKKAGLKKARKAPQFSKR, encoded by the coding sequence ATGGCGAAGATCGCAGACCAGATCGAAGCGGCTCCCGAGAGCTACACCACCGAGAGCACCCCCTCGGAAGCCCCCACCACCCCCCGTCCCGTGCTGAACGTCTCGGGCTCGGCCGTCGGCCGCCGCAAGCAGGCCATCGCCCGCGCGCGCCTCGTCCCCGGTGCCGGCACCATCACGGTCAACGGCCGTGAGCTCGCGCAGTACTTCCCGAACAAGCTGCACCAGCAGCTCATCACCGACCCGTTCACCGTGCTCGAGCTCACGGGTTCGTACGACGTCGTCGCGAAGATCACCGGTGGCGGCCCCTCGGGCCAGGCCGGCGCGCTGCGCCTCGCGATCGCGCGTGCGCTCAACGAGATCGACCGCGACAACAACCGCGCGACGCTCAAGAAGTCGGGCTTCCTCACGCGTGACGCTCGCGTCATCGAGCGCAAGAAGGCCGGTCTCAAGAAGGCCCGCAAGGCACCTCAGTTCTCGAAGCGCTGA
- the rplM gene encoding 50S ribosomal protein L13 translates to MTRTYSPKPNEIQRDWVVIDATDIVLGRLASHSAALLRGKHKAIFANHMDTGDFVIIVNADKVALTGQKLEQKKAYRHSGYPGGLTAVSYAELLEKNPVRAVEKAIRGMLPKNSIGRAQLKKLKVYVGPEHPHAAQQPKPYTLTQVAQ, encoded by the coding sequence GTGACGCGCACCTATAGCCCCAAGCCGAATGAGATCCAGCGCGACTGGGTCGTCATCGATGCAACCGACATCGTGCTCGGTCGTCTCGCGAGCCACTCCGCAGCCCTGCTGCGTGGCAAGCACAAGGCGATCTTCGCGAACCACATGGACACCGGTGACTTCGTCATCATCGTGAACGCCGACAAGGTGGCCCTCACCGGCCAGAAGCTCGAGCAGAAGAAGGCCTACCGCCACTCCGGTTACCCGGGTGGCCTCACGGCCGTCAGCTACGCCGAGCTCCTTGAGAAGAACCCCGTCCGCGCCGTCGAGAAGGCGATCCGCGGCATGCTCCCGAAGAACTCGATCGGCCGCGCCCAGCTCAAGAAGCTGAAGGTCTACGTCGGACCGGAGCACCCGCACGCGGCTCAGCAGCCGAAGCCGTACACCCTCACCCAGGTCGCCCAGTAG
- a CDS encoding tRNA pseudouridine synthase A: MNERPDAAPETQPAGAMSTGVGGLESSATVEAAAAEESFVRLRLGISYDGTDFSGWSRQPGLRTVQGVLETALATLFRRTGVEPRLTVAGRTDAGVHALGQVAHLDLPATALASVTRPRSGHPSDGATAEAVLRRRVAGILGADADVVVTEIARAPIGFDARFSALWRRYEYRVSDASARRDPLERRRTVTAPRVLDAAAMDEAAGRLVGLHDFAAFCKPRTGATTIRTLQSYRWVRDADGLLVASLQADAFCHSMVRALVGACVAVGEGRLDPGDPAELLQAAARTSAFMVMPARGLVLTEVGYPDDAEMEVRAAQTRARRELHVDGVIG; this comes from the coding sequence GTGAACGAACGACCGGATGCCGCGCCCGAGACGCAGCCCGCGGGTGCGATGTCGACCGGCGTGGGCGGTCTCGAGTCGAGTGCCACCGTCGAGGCCGCCGCCGCCGAGGAATCATTCGTGCGCTTGCGCCTCGGCATCTCCTACGACGGCACCGACTTCAGCGGGTGGAGCCGGCAGCCCGGACTTCGCACGGTGCAGGGCGTGCTCGAGACGGCGTTGGCGACCCTCTTCCGCCGCACCGGTGTGGAGCCGCGGCTCACCGTTGCCGGCCGCACCGATGCGGGCGTGCATGCGCTCGGCCAGGTCGCGCATCTCGACCTCCCCGCGACTGCGCTCGCCTCGGTCACCCGTCCGCGGAGCGGGCACCCGTCCGACGGCGCGACCGCTGAGGCGGTGCTCCGGCGACGTGTCGCCGGCATCCTGGGCGCCGACGCCGATGTCGTCGTCACCGAGATCGCGCGGGCTCCCATCGGATTCGACGCGAGGTTCTCGGCACTCTGGCGCCGCTACGAATACCGCGTGTCCGACGCATCCGCCCGCCGTGATCCGCTCGAGCGCCGGCGCACCGTGACCGCCCCCCGCGTGCTCGATGCGGCCGCCATGGACGAGGCGGCGGGCAGGCTCGTCGGACTCCACGACTTCGCGGCGTTCTGCAAGCCGCGCACAGGGGCCACGACCATCCGCACGCTGCAGTCGTACCGCTGGGTGCGCGATGCCGACGGACTGCTCGTCGCATCGTTGCAGGCCGACGCGTTCTGCCATTCGATGGTGCGGGCGCTCGTCGGCGCCTGCGTCGCGGTCGGGGAGGGCCGGCTCGATCCGGGCGACCCCGCCGAACTACTGCAGGCGGCGGCGCGCACGAGCGCGTTCATGGTCATGCCCGCAAGGGGACTCGTGCTCACGGAGGTCGGATACCCCGACGACGCCGAGATGGAGGTCCGCGCGGCTCAGACCCGAGCCCGCCGCGAATTGCACGTCGACGGGGTAATCGGCTAA